In bacterium, the following proteins share a genomic window:
- a CDS encoding aminopeptidase, producing MLGTIDPRDRELAHLLINHSVKAGKGELVFIHCIGGDTLRLGAALVEETIAAGAAPALHYQDDEIQREFLMRADEGVLKRLAQYETAQMKDADCYIGIRGSGNIFETSDVPIEQVDLFQRIVYKPVHLDIRVNETRWCVLRYPNQAMAQLAKTSRSAFADFYYKVCCVDYAKMAEAVKPLRALMEKTDKVRIKGPGETDFSLSIKDIPVVDCCGSHNIPDGECFTAPVRDSINGVVQFNTPTVKNGIPMDNIRLRFENGKAVEASGMDAAQTKKLNDVLDQDPGARYVGEFAIGFNPGVREPMRDILFDEKIGGSFHMALGQCYDDAPNGNDSMIHWDLVCIQRPEYGGGEIYFDDVLIRKDGVFVVDELKGLNPDAFGL from the coding sequence ATGCTTGGAACTATCGACCCGCGGGATCGTGAGCTGGCTCACCTGCTGATCAATCACTCGGTGAAGGCCGGTAAGGGAGAACTCGTTTTCATTCATTGCATTGGCGGAGACACGCTGCGCCTGGGCGCGGCGCTGGTCGAAGAGACGATCGCAGCCGGCGCGGCGCCGGCGCTGCATTACCAGGACGACGAAATCCAGCGCGAGTTCCTCATGAGGGCCGATGAAGGCGTGCTGAAGCGTCTGGCCCAGTACGAAACGGCCCAGATGAAGGACGCCGATTGCTACATCGGCATTCGCGGCTCGGGGAATATCTTCGAGACGTCGGATGTGCCCATCGAGCAGGTCGACCTGTTCCAGCGCATCGTCTATAAGCCCGTTCACCTGGACATTCGCGTGAACGAGACGCGCTGGTGCGTGTTGCGCTACCCGAACCAGGCCATGGCACAGTTGGCAAAGACGTCGCGCTCGGCGTTTGCGGACTTCTACTACAAGGTTTGTTGCGTCGATTACGCTAAGATGGCGGAGGCGGTGAAGCCGTTGCGTGCGCTGATGGAGAAGACCGACAAGGTGCGCATCAAGGGCCCGGGCGAGACGGATTTCTCGCTCTCGATTAAGGACATCCCCGTCGTCGATTGCTGCGGAAGCCACAACATCCCGGACGGCGAGTGCTTCACGGCGCCCGTCCGCGACAGTATCAACGGCGTCGTGCAGTTCAACACGCCGACAGTCAAGAACGGCATCCCGATGGATAACATCCGGCTTCGTTTCGAGAACGGCAAGGCGGTCGAGGCGAGCGGCATGGATGCGGCGCAGACGAAGAAGCTGAACGACGTTCTGGACCAGGATCCGGGCGCGCGCTACGTGGGCGAGTTCGCCATCGGTTTCAACCCCGGCGTGCGCGAGCCCATGCGCGACATTCTATTCGACGAGAAGATTGGCGGCAGCTTCCACATGGCTCTTGGCCAGTGCTACGACGACGCTCCGAACGGCAACGATTCGATGATCCACTGGGATCTCGTCTGTATCCAGCGGCCGGAATACGGCGGCGGCGAGATTTACTTCGATGACGTGCTGATCCGCAAGGATGGCGTGTTTGTGGTCGATGAACTGAAGGGCTTGAACCCGGACGCATTCGGGTTGTAA
- a CDS encoding rhodanese-like domain-containing protein yields MKQTVIRMVILVVIAAAVASADGMMRGFSMDDMATTSNTLPPTRPRATPNEATPSTPATNEDPDDGMGMTSVQLRDAMQAGDVIVIDARPVELYTEGHLPGAYSIPYQAFSGGSTPEIVNILDPMQTYVVYCEGGDCHSSHMVASMLKQYGFESVAVFERGYPAWVDAGFEVEEGEPYL; encoded by the coding sequence ATGAAACAGACAGTGATTCGCATGGTCATCCTGGTGGTAATTGCCGCGGCCGTCGCTTCGGCCGATGGGATGATGCGCGGTTTCTCGATGGACGATATGGCGACGACGTCGAACACGCTGCCACCAACACGGCCGCGCGCGACACCCAATGAGGCAACGCCCTCAACTCCCGCGACCAACGAAGACCCGGACGACGGGATGGGAATGACGTCGGTCCAGTTGCGCGACGCCATGCAAGCCGGCGACGTCATCGTGATCGATGCGCGCCCCGTGGAACTTTACACCGAGGGGCACCTGCCCGGCGCGTACAGCATCCCCTACCAGGCCTTCTCCGGCGGCAGTACGCCGGAAATCGTGAACATTCTGGATCCGATGCAGACCTACGTTGTCTATTGCGAAGGCGGCGACTGCCACTCCTCGCACATGGTCGCATCGATGTTGAAGCAATATGGCTTTGAGAGCGTTGCCGTGTTCGAGCGCGGCTATCCGGCCTGGGTGGATGCGGGATTCGAGGTGGAAGAAGGAGAGCCGTACCTGTGA
- a CDS encoding DoxX family membrane protein, which produces MAAADSYKIRRWAFIAFTCRFVAGGAFLFAAFQKLAGPQKFALDINALGLVPEATVPIFAFLVPWTEIVIGICLLYGIWSRSAGWLATIVYAGFTAVLASAMIRGLDASCGCFGDSFGGGVINVYSLLRNSVFIAASLVVALGGGGPASLDAVLESTRSAEPEKVDEDEHGTLAHPAPSAE; this is translated from the coding sequence ATGGCTGCCGCTGATTCTTACAAGATTCGCCGCTGGGCGTTCATTGCATTTACCTGTCGCTTTGTGGCGGGGGGTGCATTCCTGTTTGCCGCATTTCAGAAGTTGGCCGGCCCGCAGAAGTTCGCGCTCGATATCAACGCGCTGGGCCTCGTTCCGGAAGCCACCGTGCCAATCTTCGCCTTCCTGGTCCCATGGACCGAGATCGTGATCGGCATCTGTCTGCTGTACGGAATCTGGTCGCGATCTGCCGGCTGGCTGGCAACGATCGTCTATGCAGGTTTCACTGCGGTGCTGGCGTCGGCGATGATTCGCGGGCTGGATGCGTCCTGCGGATGCTTTGGCGATTCCTTCGGCGGCGGCGTCATCAACGTGTATTCGCTGCTTCGAAATTCCGTCTTCATCGCCGCCTCGCTGGTCGTTGCCTTGGGCGGCGGAGGTCCGGCTTCCCTGGATGCCGTGCTGGAATCGACGCGATCGGCGGAGCCCGAAAAGGTTGACGAAGACGAGCACGGAACGCTTGCCCACCCGGCGCCTTCCGCGGAGTAA
- a CDS encoding bifunctional oligoribonuclease/PAP phosphatase NrnA — protein sequence MSANSSFDPIEAPEKRMGSAADVAEVLRNSDNILIVSHVRPDGDCLGSATALSMALEQLGKRVISYNPSPTPERLMFLPSIESVRQQLPDWEVELTVFVDCGGPGRVTPDFKPLGKSCINIDHHATNEVFADLNYIDIKATAVGEQIYYIVQELGAEMTPEIATSIYTSIVADTGSFKYPNTNQRTFEVAAELANAGVNPSFVCRNLYETRPREEIVLTAKVLNRLNYETEGRLIWSQLMWADYAEVGGDDFEPEGLVSEIRAINGVEVSVLFHELENGGLRAGFRGKGDVDCAAIAQQFGGGGHFNAAGCFMDGVDFEKAKADIIKASIAEIERVFDGKS from the coding sequence GTGAGTGCAAATTCGAGCTTCGACCCGATCGAAGCCCCGGAAAAACGAATGGGCTCGGCCGCCGATGTGGCCGAAGTCCTTAGGAACAGCGACAACATTCTGATCGTCAGCCATGTTCGGCCCGACGGCGACTGCCTTGGCTCCGCCACGGCGCTGTCGATGGCGTTAGAGCAACTCGGCAAGCGCGTCATCAGCTACAACCCCTCGCCGACGCCCGAGCGTCTGATGTTCCTGCCCTCCATCGAGAGCGTGCGGCAGCAACTGCCGGACTGGGAAGTCGAGCTCACGGTGTTCGTCGATTGCGGCGGACCGGGCCGCGTGACCCCGGACTTCAAGCCCCTCGGCAAGTCCTGTATCAACATCGACCACCACGCGACAAACGAAGTCTTTGCCGATCTGAACTACATCGACATCAAGGCCACGGCCGTCGGCGAGCAGATCTACTACATCGTGCAAGAACTCGGCGCGGAGATGACTCCCGAGATCGCGACCTCGATCTACACATCGATCGTCGCCGACACGGGCAGCTTCAAGTATCCAAACACAAACCAGCGCACATTTGAAGTCGCAGCGGAGTTGGCCAATGCCGGCGTGAATCCGTCTTTCGTTTGCCGCAACCTATACGAAACGCGTCCGCGCGAGGAAATCGTCCTGACCGCGAAGGTGCTGAATCGGTTGAACTACGAAACCGAAGGGCGCCTGATCTGGAGCCAACTCATGTGGGCCGATTACGCGGAAGTCGGTGGTGACGACTTCGAGCCCGAAGGCCTCGTCAGCGAAATCCGCGCAATCAACGGCGTTGAAGTTTCCGTGCTCTTCCACGAACTGGAAAACGGCGGCCTGCGCGCGGGATTCCGCGGCAAGGGCGACGTCGATTGCGCAGCAATCGCTCAGCAGTTCGGCGGCGGCGGGCATTTCAACGCGGCCGGTTGCTTCATGGACGGCGTCGACTTCGAGAAGGCCAAGGCCGACATCATCAAGGCTTCCATCGCCGAGATCGAGCGAGTCTTCGACGGGAAGAGCTGA
- a CDS encoding glycosyltransferase family 2 protein produces MPPTVSVVIPCYNAASHLERTIRSALEQTVAPTEILCIDDGSKDATWDILQRLAEESSLVRPIQHELNRGVAAARTTGCENAAGEWIAFLDSDDLWVPEKLELQLALLDEHPDAALLHGDAWSETDDDQATRKPMLRHQLVRDDDPIMTLFAANWVITSVTMIRTDWTRRIGPFRAYDGVVEDHDYWLRFTLAGAKFAHVDQPLAVYRKHGTGLSASEVRMPRGKLACLEANLLSRPKIIDRIGRENLDGMRIYHTLGVVRGLMRQGNRSAAAAEWDAFLERFGKRPEVAELRKSLWPFGLRHRRATDRLRQTAKVVRGAVESRL; encoded by the coding sequence TTGCCCCCCACCGTTTCCGTCGTCATCCCCTGCTACAATGCAGCGAGCCACCTGGAACGGACGATTCGGAGCGCCCTCGAACAAACCGTCGCTCCGACGGAAATCCTCTGCATCGACGACGGCAGCAAAGACGCCACTTGGGACATCCTGCAACGCCTGGCCGAAGAGTCTTCCCTGGTCCGGCCGATCCAGCATGAGTTGAACCGCGGCGTCGCAGCCGCTCGCACGACGGGATGCGAGAATGCTGCCGGCGAGTGGATCGCCTTTCTAGATTCGGATGATCTTTGGGTGCCAGAGAAGCTGGAATTGCAATTGGCCCTGCTGGACGAACACCCGGACGCGGCGCTGCTGCATGGCGACGCGTGGTCGGAAACCGACGACGATCAGGCAACCCGCAAGCCGATGCTGCGCCACCAACTGGTGCGCGACGACGATCCGATCATGACCCTCTTTGCGGCGAACTGGGTGATTACGTCGGTGACGATGATCAGGACGGATTGGACGCGACGCATTGGGCCGTTTCGCGCTTACGATGGCGTTGTGGAAGACCACGACTATTGGCTGCGCTTTACGTTGGCAGGCGCCAAGTTCGCCCACGTCGACCAGCCGCTGGCAGTTTATCGCAAGCACGGCACAGGGCTGAGCGCCAGCGAGGTTCGCATGCCGCGCGGCAAGCTGGCGTGTCTGGAGGCCAATCTTCTGAGTCGCCCGAAGATCATCGATCGCATCGGCCGAGAAAACCTGGACGGGATGCGTATCTACCACACGCTGGGGGTCGTCCGAGGGCTGATGCGACAGGGCAATCGGAGCGCCGCCGCCGCGGAATGGGATGCGTTCCTGGAGCGCTTCGGAAAGCGCCCAGAAGTGGCGGAATTGCGCAAGTCGCTGTGGCCATTTGGCCTTCGGCATCGCCGAGCCACGGATCGTTTGCGCCAAACGGCAAAAGTCGTCCGCGGCGCCGTCGAGAGCCGCCTGTAG
- a CDS encoding dihydrofolate reductase family protein, which yields MERPRVIVHTVASVDGRVPPETGRPGSGEPDDPKWTRIWHPNGSREECMARLVAKFQPQVLLECCSLFVDEERPPRPLKPSTSKLTDLYRDFLPEEVMNAPDHKGWFAAVDSGGRLRDGMKEPPGWPGWRAIHIVSHSVQAEYLEFLHHERIPYLMAGERHVHLGRALKKLRSKLGAECVVCATCTKLPGHLLHSGLVDEISIVVLPTILGGPETPTVVRAEDLQEDERPFMLRLIGADPEDGGRVRLRYEVLGVQHPEIAEEALAAAGAK from the coding sequence ATGGAAAGACCGCGCGTAATCGTGCATACCGTGGCGTCTGTGGATGGCCGGGTGCCGCCCGAAACGGGTCGGCCCGGGTCGGGAGAACCGGACGATCCGAAATGGACGCGCATCTGGCACCCCAATGGGAGCCGCGAGGAGTGCATGGCCCGTCTGGTGGCCAAGTTCCAACCTCAGGTTCTGCTGGAGTGCTGCAGCCTGTTTGTCGACGAGGAGCGTCCGCCACGGCCGCTGAAGCCGTCGACGTCCAAACTCACCGATCTCTATCGCGATTTCCTGCCCGAAGAGGTGATGAACGCCCCCGATCACAAGGGGTGGTTCGCCGCCGTCGACAGTGGCGGGCGTCTGCGGGATGGGATGAAGGAACCCCCCGGCTGGCCGGGCTGGCGCGCTATTCATATCGTCAGCCACAGCGTTCAGGCGGAGTACCTGGAGTTCCTGCACCACGAACGCATCCCGTACCTGATGGCGGGCGAGCGTCACGTGCACTTGGGCCGCGCACTGAAGAAGCTGCGCAGTAAGTTGGGCGCAGAATGCGTCGTGTGCGCCACGTGCACGAAACTGCCCGGGCACTTGCTGCACTCGGGACTCGTCGACGAGATCAGCATCGTGGTGTTGCCGACGATTCTCGGCGGTCCGGAAACACCGACGGTGGTGCGGGCAGAGGATCTCCAGGAAGACGAGCGTCCGTTCATGCTGCGTCTGATCGGGGCAGATCCCGAGGATGGCGGCCGCGTGCGGCTGCGCTACGAAGTTCTCGGCGTCCAGCACCCGGAGATCGCGGAAGAAGCACTGGCCGCGGCCGGCGCGAAGTAA
- a CDS encoding glycosyltransferase family 39 protein, producing the protein MPFRPPSLQQKPFFITLLLLMIAALVLRVHALSLTAFNIDEAILSLYANQLAHLKSFPLEGIKTSFGFSNPPLMIYLTAPFFRLTPDPRFAMFGFAMAGAAAVGLAGLAGSRLWGNWSGIATAVIVTFSPNAIEHSRRLWGHDTMLFWSALVIYAAIRGIQTERKRWLWLSLAGAAGAQACHLSGVILWIVPVGALLLFRPPHWKKSLAIGAAVLGLIYLPWLINDASEHFENLKLMVLVATGQSDVEVRPSQVPAVLSWLTIMADGQHNDLFGHAYSEFLFSRPWFAIFVAAAQGLLTSLLLAGLASLVFVIRRMRQTQPEDTYWAGLLLAQAATPVVIFTLLPVESVPPYQLPALVPVAMAAGFFLSRSGAFFAGLRRRAESHDADTPRTIVLLVAACLFIASFGITYTLHSRHYLSNAGMESGVSSVLRFKMDSIMHIARVADTQTYAIMQDGRSPETGVDYWVPYIHYWVTSQDRVPTGPSAPEVFVIKDGKSILRPEVGYWLSGRSMQSFGTLGVFHFEGDDARQWRELVTKYPPGKKQ; encoded by the coding sequence ATGCCGTTTCGACCACCTTCACTCCAGCAGAAGCCGTTCTTCATCACGTTGCTTCTTCTTATGATTGCGGCGCTTGTGCTGCGTGTCCACGCGCTGTCGCTGACGGCATTCAACATCGACGAGGCGATCCTCTCTCTGTACGCCAATCAGTTGGCGCACCTGAAGTCTTTCCCGCTCGAAGGCATCAAGACCAGCTTCGGGTTCAGCAATCCCCCCCTGATGATCTACCTGACGGCGCCGTTCTTCCGTCTGACGCCGGACCCGCGCTTTGCGATGTTTGGCTTCGCCATGGCCGGAGCCGCCGCCGTTGGACTGGCGGGGCTGGCCGGCAGCCGCCTGTGGGGGAACTGGTCCGGCATCGCAACGGCCGTCATCGTGACATTCTCTCCGAACGCGATCGAGCACTCCCGTCGACTCTGGGGGCACGATACGATGTTGTTCTGGAGTGCGCTGGTCATCTACGCCGCCATCCGCGGGATTCAGACGGAGCGCAAACGCTGGCTTTGGTTGTCGTTGGCCGGTGCTGCGGGCGCGCAGGCCTGCCACCTGTCCGGCGTGATTCTCTGGATTGTTCCTGTCGGCGCCCTCCTGCTCTTCCGCCCTCCGCACTGGAAGAAGTCCCTCGCGATCGGCGCGGCCGTCTTGGGGCTGATCTACCTGCCGTGGCTGATTAACGATGCCAGCGAGCACTTCGAGAACCTGAAACTCATGGTTCTGGTCGCCACCGGGCAGTCCGATGTCGAGGTCCGTCCCTCGCAAGTTCCCGCCGTGCTCTCCTGGCTGACGATCATGGCGGACGGCCAGCACAATGATCTCTTCGGCCACGCGTACTCCGAGTTCCTTTTCTCGCGACCCTGGTTCGCGATCTTTGTCGCAGCAGCCCAGGGGCTTCTCACCTCGCTGCTTCTGGCGGGTTTGGCTTCACTCGTCTTTGTGATTCGGCGAATGCGACAGACGCAGCCGGAAGATACCTATTGGGCGGGGCTTCTGTTGGCACAGGCCGCCACTCCCGTCGTCATTTTCACTCTCCTGCCCGTCGAAAGCGTCCCGCCGTACCAACTGCCGGCGTTGGTACCCGTTGCCATGGCCGCGGGGTTCTTCCTCAGCCGTAGCGGAGCCTTCTTCGCCGGCCTGCGCCGCCGAGCCGAATCCCACGATGCCGATACGCCGCGTACCATCGTGCTGCTGGTGGCGGCCTGCCTGTTCATCGCGTCCTTCGGTATCACGTACACGCTGCACTCGCGGCATTACCTTTCCAATGCCGGCATGGAGAGCGGCGTCTCGAGCGTCCTGCGGTTCAAGATGGACTCGATCATGCACATCGCCCGCGTGGCAGACACACAGACCTACGCGATCATGCAGGACGGACGCTCTCCGGAAACAGGTGTAGATTACTGGGTGCCGTACATCCACTACTGGGTCACCAGCCAGGATCGCGTCCCGACCGGGCCCTCTGCCCCCGAGGTTTTCGTCATCAAAGACGGCAAGTCCATCCTGCGTCCCGAGGTCGGCTACTGGCTCAGCGGGCGCAGCATGCAGTCCTTCGGAACCCTCGGCGTGTTCCACTTCGAGGGCGACGACGCCCGCCAGTGGCGGGAATTGGTCACCAAGTATCCCCCCGGCAAGAAGCAATAG
- a CDS encoding DUF4279 domain-containing protein: MGQHEYEVQVSFPSNLSASVLPEWRLSDTLRNVSDRTNGEVPGTGILKHLSGALLEVSELSEERGDRSALLARTALIQGPSGLGALVDLVRAMLDSPGVLVELVEIGDSRVYDAANFKALLMNIESSFTARRRSWLASCKPDVEFLLPAGAIPLMKEKVRCPCCESLTISPPGDGGEICSECGWKDDPEQRKDPMLRNRANELSLKEARHKYFYEDAGIEAPESLLPEIKAGLSFHERNLNPDEITRDLGIEPTNVWRPRPDSRLPKDLDGVSWCLETRYIRTYYVEEVIEDLRRRISVDAQAIRSLADRLGATVGLQICINIHHESRLPAPSFETETIRFLADCGAWLDIDTQWYV, from the coding sequence ATGGGTCAGCATGAATACGAAGTGCAGGTGTCCTTCCCTTCCAATCTCTCAGCTTCGGTGCTCCCTGAATGGAGGCTGTCGGACACTCTTCGCAATGTCAGCGATCGGACAAATGGAGAAGTCCCTGGGACAGGAATCCTGAAACACCTATCAGGGGCATTGCTTGAAGTCTCGGAACTCTCGGAGGAGAGAGGGGACCGGAGTGCGCTGCTCGCGCGGACGGCACTGATCCAAGGCCCCTCGGGGCTCGGAGCATTGGTTGATCTGGTTCGCGCGATGCTCGATTCTCCAGGAGTCCTCGTTGAACTTGTCGAGATCGGCGATTCTCGAGTCTATGATGCCGCCAACTTCAAGGCGTTGCTGATGAATATCGAGAGCTCCTTCACTGCGCGTCGCAGGAGTTGGCTGGCGAGTTGCAAACCCGATGTTGAATTTCTGCTCCCAGCGGGTGCGATTCCACTCATGAAGGAGAAAGTGCGCTGTCCTTGTTGCGAGAGCTTGACCATTTCGCCACCAGGCGATGGCGGTGAGATCTGTTCGGAATGCGGGTGGAAAGATGATCCAGAACAACGCAAAGACCCGATGTTGCGCAACAGAGCGAATGAGTTGTCATTGAAGGAAGCGAGACACAAGTACTTCTACGAGGATGCAGGAATTGAGGCACCTGAATCTCTGCTCCCGGAAATCAAGGCTGGACTCTCGTTCCACGAGCGCAACCTCAACCCCGATGAGATCACACGGGACCTTGGCATTGAACCAACGAATGTCTGGCGCCCCAGACCTGACAGCCGCCTACCGAAGGACCTGGACGGAGTATCCTGGTGTCTGGAGACTCGGTACATTCGAACTTACTACGTCGAAGAGGTAATCGAGGATTTGCGTAGACGAATCTCGGTCGATGCACAGGCAATTCGCTCCCTCGCGGATCGGCTTGGTGCAACCGTCGGCCTGCAGATTTGCATTAATATCCACCATGAGTCTCGCCTGCCCGCGCCCAGCTTTGAAACTGAGACGATTCGATTTCTCGCGGACTGCGGGGCATGGCTCGACATCGACACGCAGTGGTATGTCTGA
- a CDS encoding regulatory protein RecX, giving the protein MPVIVSVKVKSKRTSRLLLSFDDEREPLEVAGEVFALSRMAKGDGVNEEQLAKLLRDDLRFRCKQKAWGLLDRRMRSRKEMRTALFQRKFPADIVNEVIADLAEKGFLDDAAFARVFVEQRDARGQSGPRLVRQELAARGVAPEIAEKGIVNLGQSETQEAKARALLLKWNRRSKPEDPRKRRQAAAAYLMRRGFDSDIVWELVREIITGLDE; this is encoded by the coding sequence ATGCCGGTAATCGTCTCGGTGAAAGTGAAGTCCAAACGCACGAGCCGCTTGTTGCTCAGTTTCGATGATGAGCGCGAGCCGCTGGAAGTCGCCGGCGAGGTTTTTGCCCTTTCGCGAATGGCCAAGGGCGACGGGGTCAATGAGGAGCAACTGGCGAAGTTGCTCCGAGACGATCTGCGATTCCGCTGCAAACAAAAAGCGTGGGGATTGCTCGATCGCCGGATGCGCAGCCGCAAGGAAATGCGCACGGCGCTGTTCCAGCGGAAGTTCCCCGCGGACATCGTGAACGAAGTCATCGCCGATCTGGCGGAGAAGGGATTTCTCGACGACGCTGCGTTCGCGCGCGTCTTTGTGGAGCAACGGGATGCCCGCGGACAGAGCGGACCGCGCCTGGTCCGACAAGAACTCGCCGCGCGCGGCGTCGCGCCGGAGATCGCCGAGAAGGGCATCGTGAACCTCGGCCAATCCGAAACGCAGGAGGCGAAAGCCCGGGCGCTGCTCCTGAAATGGAACCGGCGTTCGAAGCCAGAAGATCCCAGGAAACGGCGCCAGGCGGCCGCGGCCTACCTGATGCGGAGAGGTTTCGACAGCGACATCGTCTGGGAACTGGTTCGCGAGATCATCACCGGGCTCGACGAGTAG
- a CDS encoding DUF455 family protein, whose translation MRYERIRDHRQFKPGYSVDENATRFSNYYHVLRELVHLHNGWLPRVGPVDVKCLLGIHVHEDAVFVSEINRRLFVLRSSKDYPAAPGEEFTAILDHLAGLETWQEYIGCVYSVVKPRLIDAWETHCVETDPILDEPTIRVLSRFLHITAKHINGGVALVESIFHEEEFHERLSPAIRRTEELWSKLGTEPFARPLKSGATRELKPMPRLKLPARDSFIRISNEESPIHPPKNDEERIRYLHALMDAEISAAEFSALDSHENPTLPWEFHENMARETWDEIRHAQVMEAILKESDAAWGDCPVSLQSFPEIYAKDLPGRLILLNRQGEERARLCRKHCNEEKLLQVFDYVLGDEARHAANGVKWGIHLLGSREKFLERAEELTKSTHTAEAAKA comes from the coding sequence ATGAGGTACGAACGCATTCGCGATCACCGGCAATTCAAGCCCGGCTATAGCGTCGACGAGAACGCGACGCGGTTCAGCAACTACTACCATGTCCTGCGCGAGTTGGTCCATCTGCACAACGGATGGTTGCCGCGCGTGGGGCCGGTGGATGTGAAATGCCTTCTCGGCATCCATGTTCACGAGGATGCGGTGTTTGTGTCGGAGATCAACCGTCGCTTGTTCGTATTGCGCTCGTCGAAGGACTACCCCGCCGCGCCGGGCGAGGAGTTCACGGCGATCCTTGATCACCTTGCCGGGCTCGAGACCTGGCAGGAATATATCGGCTGCGTGTACAGCGTCGTGAAGCCGCGCCTGATCGATGCGTGGGAGACGCACTGTGTAGAGACGGATCCGATTCTCGACGAACCCACAATCCGGGTGCTTTCTCGCTTTTTGCACATCACGGCGAAGCACATTAACGGCGGCGTTGCCTTGGTGGAGAGCATTTTCCACGAAGAGGAATTTCATGAGCGACTCAGTCCCGCGATTCGCCGCACGGAAGAGTTGTGGTCGAAACTGGGGACGGAGCCGTTTGCGCGGCCTCTGAAGTCCGGCGCCACACGCGAACTCAAGCCAATGCCGCGGCTGAAACTTCCTGCGCGCGACAGCTTTATCAGAATCTCCAACGAAGAGAGTCCCATTCACCCACCAAAGAACGATGAAGAGCGCATCCGGTACCTGCACGCATTGATGGATGCGGAGATCTCGGCCGCGGAGTTCTCTGCGCTCGATTCGCACGAGAACCCGACATTGCCCTGGGAATTTCATGAAAACATGGCACGCGAAACCTGGGACGAGATTCGCCACGCGCAGGTGATGGAAGCGATCTTGAAGGAATCGGACGCCGCGTGGGGTGACTGTCCGGTGTCGCTGCAGTCCTTCCCGGAGATCTACGCGAAGGACTTGCCGGGGCGACTGATCCTGCTGAACCGCCAGGGCGAAGAGCGCGCGCGCCTGTGCCGGAAGCACTGCAACGAGGAGAAACTCCTTCAAGTCTTCGATTACGTGCTGGGCGACGAAGCGCGCCATGCCGCCAACGGCGTGAAGTGGGGAATCCACCTTCTGGGAAGTCGCGAGAAGTTCCTGGAGCGCGCCGAGGAGTTGACGAAGAGCACGCACACCGCAGAAGCAGCGAAGGCCTGA
- a CDS encoding bifunctional riboflavin kinase/FAD synthetase, whose protein sequence is MQRSVTLRVFESLDEIDLPDDRQINHVAVGSFDGLHQAHAILMGRVAGEAHATGGRALVFTFRNHPRSVVAPEKCPKLLSSWPLKRRLLERMPLDYAIAVKFDQEFASIPAQQFVEEILVGRCGARTIHSGVNFHFGRGGQGNPGLLAEMADHLGYRYEQLEPVLIGGRRVSSTRVRQELTAGHVAEAAELLGRPHQVDGVVVTGDSIGRTIGFPTANLHVDPEILIPPDGVYAAAVFIEDEKTHIPAMMNIGYRPTVNGKDRRIEVHLLDFDADLVGRDLTLQFIRRLRDEHKFDNLDALRKQLATDKETAWEVLSGLVTERY, encoded by the coding sequence TTGCAAAGGAGCGTCACCCTGAGAGTTTTTGAGTCCCTGGACGAAATCGATCTGCCGGACGACCGGCAAATCAACCACGTTGCCGTTGGTTCCTTTGACGGACTGCACCAGGCCCACGCGATTCTGATGGGCCGCGTAGCCGGCGAAGCCCACGCGACGGGCGGCCGCGCGCTGGTCTTCACGTTTCGCAACCACCCGCGATCGGTCGTCGCGCCGGAGAAGTGCCCAAAGCTGCTGTCCTCATGGCCGCTGAAGCGCCGCCTGCTGGAGCGCATGCCGCTCGATTATGCAATCGCGGTCAAGTTTGACCAGGAGTTCGCCAGTATCCCCGCTCAGCAATTTGTGGAGGAGATCCTGGTCGGTCGCTGCGGAGCACGCACGATCCACAGCGGCGTGAATTTCCACTTCGGTCGCGGAGGCCAGGGCAATCCGGGGCTGTTGGCGGAAATGGCGGATCATCTCGGGTACCGTTACGAGCAATTGGAGCCGGTCCTGATCGGCGGACGTCGCGTCAGCAGCACGCGCGTGCGCCAGGAACTGACGGCCGGGCACGTTGCGGAAGCGGCGGAACTCCTCGGCAGGCCGCACCAGGTCGACGGCGTAGTTGTGACAGGAGATTCCATCGGGCGAACGATCGGTTTCCCGACGGCGAACCTCCACGTGGATCCGGAGATTCTGATCCCGCCGGACGGTGTGTATGCGGCCGCGGTGTTTATCGAGGATGAGAAAACACACATCCCGGCGATGATGAACATCGGTTATCGCCCGACCGTGAATGGCAAAGATCGACGAATCGAAGTGCATCTGCTGGATTTCGATGCCGATCTGGTGGGACGCGATCTGACGCTTCAGTTCATCCGACGGTTGCGCGACGAACACAAATTCGACAACCTCGATGCACTCCGCAAGCAGTTGGCAACCGACAAGGAAACGGCCTGGGAGGTCTTGTCCGGGCTGGTGACAGAACGGTACTGA